A single window of Methylobacterium nodulans ORS 2060 DNA harbors:
- a CDS encoding response regulator transcription factor yields MSDAVRVLIIDEPPDLGAVFRATLEHHPDLRTVDETDLRAGLEGAPLDGVALVFAPERGASAIAALRERHPRLKVLVAFLAADAAALARLAEAGADAFVARTAAPREVCAAILALARGLPLGGGTPDLTGQEDVAASLGLTPREAEVLRFLSAGFSNKEVARRLTVSVRTVETHRLNLRRKTKTGRLKDLVQLARQMGLAPVFDTEPASHRPTGSIRNPRHQSHAAPPH; encoded by the coding sequence ATGAGTGACGCCGTGAGAGTGCTGATCATTGATGAGCCGCCGGATCTCGGGGCAGTCTTCCGGGCGACGCTGGAGCACCATCCGGACCTGCGCACCGTGGACGAGACGGACCTGCGCGCTGGGCTTGAAGGAGCGCCCCTCGACGGCGTGGCGCTGGTCTTCGCGCCGGAGCGCGGGGCGAGCGCGATCGCCGCCCTGCGCGAGCGTCACCCGCGCCTGAAGGTGCTGGTGGCCTTCCTGGCGGCCGACGCCGCGGCGCTCGCCCGCCTCGCCGAGGCGGGAGCCGACGCCTTCGTGGCCCGGACCGCGGCCCCGCGCGAGGTCTGCGCGGCGATCCTCGCCCTCGCCCGCGGCCTCCCGCTCGGCGGCGGGACGCCCGACCTGACCGGGCAGGAGGACGTGGCGGCGAGCCTCGGCCTCACGCCCCGCGAGGCCGAGGTGCTGCGCTTTCTCAGCGCCGGCTTCAGCAACAAGGAGGTGGCGCGCCGCCTCACCGTCAGCGTCCGCACCGTCGAGACGCACCGGCTCAACCTGCGCCGCAAGACCAAGACCGGGCGCCTCAAGGACCTCGTGCAGCTCGCCCGGCAGATGGGCCTGGCCCCCGTCTTCGATACCGAACCGGCCTCCCATCGCCCGACCGGCTCGATCCGCAACCCCCGCCACCAGAGCCACGCGGCGCCCCCCCACTGA
- a CDS encoding DNA topoisomerase IB, with translation MLSDPAKAEGAPEDRGDTRDAAREAGLRYVSDEEPGYRRKRNGRGFRYIDPDGRPVKDEAVLKRIKALAIPPAYTEVWICQHANGHIQATGRDERGRKQYRYHPQFREVRESTKFAHMMAFAEALPALRATVQEHMSLRGLPREKVLATVVHLLETTLIRVGNDDYARSNRSYGLTTLRDPHVTVEGAALKFRFKGKSGKVWQLSVRDRRVARIVKACQDLPGQELFQYLDEDGVQRDVTSADVNAYLREISGRDITAKDFRTWSGTVLAALALQEFEVFDSQAAAKRNIRSAIERVAERLGNTPTICRKCYVHPEILGCYLEGKLLLQIRDEVQAELREDIHRLRPEETAVLALLQARLAGSAVEVEPASASGRSRKTARGAAKPRGRSASRRAA, from the coding sequence ATGCTGTCGGATCCCGCGAAGGCGGAAGGCGCGCCGGAGGATCGCGGCGACACCCGCGACGCCGCCCGCGAGGCGGGCCTGCGCTATGTGAGCGACGAGGAGCCGGGCTACCGGCGCAAGCGCAACGGGCGCGGCTTCCGCTACATCGATCCGGACGGCCGGCCGGTGAAGGACGAGGCGGTGCTCAAGCGCATCAAGGCGCTGGCGATCCCGCCGGCCTACACGGAGGTCTGGATCTGCCAGCATGCCAACGGCCACATCCAGGCGACGGGGCGCGACGAGCGCGGGCGCAAGCAGTACCGCTACCACCCGCAGTTCCGCGAGGTGCGGGAATCGACGAAATTCGCCCACATGATGGCCTTCGCGGAGGCGCTGCCGGCCTTGCGCGCCACGGTGCAGGAGCACATGAGCCTGCGCGGCCTGCCGCGCGAGAAGGTGCTGGCCACCGTGGTCCACCTGCTGGAGACCACGCTGATCCGGGTCGGCAACGACGATTACGCCCGCTCGAACCGCAGCTACGGTCTCACCACCCTGCGCGACCCGCACGTGACGGTGGAGGGCGCGGCGCTGAAGTTCCGGTTCAAGGGCAAGAGCGGCAAGGTCTGGCAGCTCTCGGTCCGCGACCGGCGCGTGGCCAGGATCGTCAAGGCCTGCCAGGATCTGCCCGGCCAGGAGCTGTTCCAGTACCTCGACGAGGACGGGGTGCAGCGCGACGTCACCTCGGCGGACGTGAACGCCTATCTGCGCGAGATCTCCGGGCGCGACATCACCGCCAAGGATTTCCGCACCTGGTCCGGCACGGTGCTGGCGGCGCTCGCCTTGCAGGAATTCGAGGTCTTCGACAGCCAGGCGGCGGCCAAGCGCAACATCCGCAGCGCCATCGAGCGGGTGGCCGAGCGGCTCGGCAACACGCCGACGATCTGCCGCAAGTGCTACGTCCACCCCGAGATCCTGGGCTGCTACCTCGAAGGCAAGCTCCTGCTCCAGATCCGGGACGAGGTGCAGGCGGAGCTGCGCGAGGACATCCACCGGCTGCGGCCGGAGGAGACCGCGGTGCTCGCCCTGCTGCAGGCCCGGCTCGCCGGCTCGGCGGTGGAGGTCGAGCCCGCCTCCGCGTCCGGCCGCAGCCGCAAGACGGCCAGGGGTGCCGCCAAGCCCCGTGGGCGGTCCGCCTCCCGGCGGGCGGCCTGA
- a CDS encoding glycosyltransferase has product MTAQHGRKTIAFVVTEDWFFASHFLPMAHAAVVAGHDVAVVTRVRAHREAIEATGARVVALDAERSSLNPMAAGYAAGQLAAILKALRADLVHCIALRGILVGGAAAALAGIPRRVYALTGLGLVGARQDRAGRLARTALRHLIRGPLETARTRYLFENPDDAALLGLDPAEARVTIVGGAGIDPAIWVPAPLPPQPPLRVALVARMLWSKGVDTAVAAVRLARAGGAPVELGLYGAPDPSNRRAIPEATLRDWSRDGVAWHGPTADVAAIHAASHVACLPSRGGEGLPRTLLEGAACGRALLTTAVPGCRSLVRDGVEGLVVPPDDPPALAAALARLAADPALVASMGAAARRRILEGGFTEEAVAGAVARLHAEMLA; this is encoded by the coding sequence GTGACGGCGCAGCACGGCCGAAAAACCATCGCCTTCGTCGTCACGGAGGATTGGTTCTTCGCCTCGCACTTCCTGCCGATGGCCCACGCCGCGGTTGTGGCCGGCCATGACGTCGCGGTCGTGACGCGGGTGCGCGCCCACCGGGAGGCGATCGAGGCCACCGGCGCGCGTGTCGTCGCCCTCGACGCGGAGCGGTCGAGCCTCAACCCCATGGCGGCGGGCTATGCCGCCGGACAGCTCGCCGCGATCCTCAAGGCCCTGCGGGCCGACCTCGTCCACTGCATCGCCCTGCGCGGCATCCTGGTCGGCGGCGCTGCCGCCGCCCTCGCGGGAATCCCGCGGCGGGTCTATGCGCTCACCGGCCTCGGCCTCGTCGGCGCCCGGCAGGATCGGGCCGGTCGGCTCGCGCGCACGGCCCTGCGGCACCTGATCCGCGGGCCGCTGGAGACCGCCCGCACCCGCTACCTGTTCGAGAACCCGGACGATGCCGCGCTCCTGGGGCTCGATCCCGCGGAGGCGCGCGTTACCATCGTCGGCGGGGCCGGCATCGACCCCGCAATCTGGGTTCCCGCCCCTCTCCCCCCGCAGCCCCCGCTCCGCGTCGCCCTCGTCGCCCGCATGCTCTGGTCGAAGGGCGTCGACACGGCCGTCGCGGCCGTGCGCCTCGCGCGGGCGGGCGGGGCCCCGGTCGAGCTCGGGCTCTACGGCGCGCCCGATCCGTCGAATCGCCGCGCCATTCCCGAAGCGACCCTGCGCGACTGGTCCCGCGACGGGGTCGCGTGGCACGGGCCGACCGCGGACGTGGCGGCGATCCATGCCGCCTCGCACGTCGCCTGCCTGCCCTCGCGCGGCGGCGAGGGCCTGCCCCGCACGCTCCTCGAAGGGGCGGCCTGCGGCCGGGCCCTCCTCACCACCGCCGTGCCGGGCTGCCGCAGCCTGGTGCGGGACGGCGTCGAGGGGCTGGTGGTTCCGCCGGACGATCCGCCTGCGCTCGCCGCCGCGCTCGCCCGCCTCGCCGCGGATCCGGCCCTCGTCGCCTCCATGGGAGCGGCCGCCCGGCGGCGCATCCTGGAGGGCGGCTTCACCGAGGAGGCGGTCGCCGGCGCGGTCGCCCGCCTCCATGCGGAGATGCTGGCATGA